The following DNA comes from Frankia casuarinae.
TCTGGAGCATGAGCTCGGTAAACGGCACGCGGCCGGATCGAGGCCCGGACTGCGGCCCTGGGCGGAGCTCTCCGAGGCGCTGCGGGAAGCCAACCGTGATCAGGCGGTTCATTACGAGACGGTGCTGCGTAACCGTGGCTGGGTGTGCACACCGGCCGAGCAGGACGTCGATCCGGCTGTCGATCCGTTTTCGCTGTCCGCCGCCGAGGTCGAGGAGCTCGCCCGGGCCGAGCACGACCGGTGGCGGCAGCACAAGGAGCGGCAGGGTTACTCCTACGGTCCGGTGCGCGAGGACCTCGGCCCGGACAAGCGTCACCCGTCGATGGTGGACTGGGAGGAGCTGACCGAAGAGGACCGTGATCGGGACCGCGACGCGATCCGGAACATGCCGGCCGTTCTGGCCCGGGCCGATCTGTGCATCACCCGGCGACCCGCGGCCGAGGCGGCTATCCGGTGAGCGGCTGACGGCCGCGACGATCGTCGGCGCATTGCCGCTGTCCGCCGATGACCCCGAAGACCTCCGCAGCCTGAGCGCACCGGTCACCTTATTTTCGTGTCAGCCCCCTGGGTACCGTCCCGATCAACGGTCACCTGGTTTTCCCGCTAGCTCCGTGGAAAGCATGTTCGAGGCTGCTCGTCGCGCTCCGGCCTTCGCCTGATCGCCCCGGTTGTCGGTCGGGATCGGACCGGGACCCGGATCCGGGGGAGATGCCGCCAGGTCACGGCTGGCCGCGAACAGCAGGTCCTCGCCGGTCGCCGGGCGTAGCCGCAGGTCGGCGAGCGCGCCGACCCCGACTCCGGCCCGGGTCAGGGCGGTGCGTGCGGCGGCGGGGCCGGCGCCGTAGAGGAGCGCGATCATCTCCGGGCCGGTCGGATCCGGCCGGTACACCAGGTCCGTGCGGCGCAACGCCGGGCGGGAGGTGCCGACCGGCAGGGTGAAACGGGCGTGCGTGAGGTCATCGTCCCGGCGCCGGCGCTCCAGGCCCCGATCCGGTCCCCGACCCCGCTGCGGCGCGCGGCCTTGTTCTCCTGCTTCGGCCCGCTTCGCCGCCGGGTCGGCCAGTCGGTCGATCTCGGCGGTGACCACCCGGGCCAGCAGTTCGGCGCTGGCGTCCCAGGTGAACCCGGCCGCCCAGGCGCGGGCCGCCGCGCGCAGCTCGGCCGCCGCGGGCGGCTCGGCCAGTAGCCTTAGCGCCGCGTCGAGGGTCTTCTCCAGCGGCTCGCCCTCGTCGACCAGCCATCCCGTAGTCCCGTCCCGGACCGCGTCGCGCAGCCCCGGGACCCGGAACGCCACCGCGGGCACCCCGAGGGCAGCGGCCTCCAGGACCGACAGCCCCCAGCCCTCACCATGCGAGGGGTTGACTGTCAGCCAGGCCGAGGAAAGCAGCCGGTCGCGGGTGGCGGCATCGGTGTAGCCGTGCCAGCGCACGGCGTCACCGTCCCGGTCGGTCGTGCCTCCCGAGCCCGGAGCCGCCCCCGGGTCGGTAGTGGTCACCGCACCGGTAGTGGTCAGCCCGAGGGCGACCGCGCGGGCGGTCAGCCGTTCGCGGTCCGGGCCGTCGCCGACGATGTGGACGGTGAGCCCGGGATGCGCCCCGACCAGCGCGGGCAGCGCGTCGAGGAGCAGGTGGAGCCGCTTGTGCGGCACGAGCCGGCCGACGCACACGATGGTGGGTGCCGTCGCGGGGCCGCCATCCGAGCCTGCGGGCCCACCGCCAGCCGGGCCCGTGAACGTAGTGGCCCCGGCGGCCCCGGCGGCCCCGGCGGCCGAGGTGGTCACCCCGTTGGGGACCAGGAAGCGCGGGCCGGGCAGGCCGAGGATGTCACGGGCCTCGGCGCGGGTCGAGGGGGAGACGACCACCACCGGCCGGCGCCGGTAGACCCACCGGCTGCCCGGCGCCTCCAGCAGTTGCCCCACCCGGGCGACCGGCCCGGGGAAGTACAACGGAAACTGTTTCTGATGAACGTGGTGGAGCACCTGCACGACGGGGGTGCTCGCCGGCAGCACCAGGGGGCTGAAGAACGGGATCCCGTTCTGGCAGTCGACGACGGCGTCGACGCGGTGCCCGGCCCGGCCCAGGCTGGCCAGCCGGGCGAGCACCGATGGATAGACGCCGAAGGTACCGCCCCCGCGGCGCACCTCGACGCCGCCAACGGACTCGGCGACGGGCGGACCAGGGCGTTCACCTTCCGTGGCCCGCGAGGTCAGCAGGGTGACCCGGGCACCGGCCGCGGCGAACCGCTCGGCGATCGACTGGCAGAACAACTCCGCCCCGCCGGCCTGCGGATGCTCCCGGTCCCGCCAGTTGAGGAACACCACGTGCCGGCCGGCGAGGGTGGGCAGGTACCGGCGCTCCCGGGACCCTCCGAGGTGTGTCGATCCTCCCGGGGGCGTCACGCTGGGACTTCCCGTCACCGGTGGCATTCCTTCCATTTCGTTCCGCTCGCCAGGGCTTACCATGTTCGTCTGCAAGGTTCGCCTGCAACCTACCGATGTCGGAAAATCGTCGACCACCTACCATGGCCGGTGTTCCGCTGTGGGTGATTTCGACGTGTCCCGTTCCCGGTGGGGAGACTGATGGCGAAGCCCTCGCGTGAGGCTGTGACGGGCCTGCTGGCCGGTCCGGCAGCACTGGCCGTCGCCGGCATGCTCGTCAACGGGTGCAACCTGCTGATGAACCTGATCGTCGCCCGGTCGCTGGACCCGGACTCCTACGGCGCCGTGTCGGTGCAGGTCAGCATCTTCCTGATCCTCTCGGTCGCGGGTAACGCGCTGCTGATCGCCGTGGTGCAGCACGAGACGTCCGGCCCGGGGGGCACCCGGCGCGAGCAGTGGTCCTGGATCCGGCGGCTGCGGGGCGCCTGCGGCGTCGGCATCGCGATCTCCGCGATCGTCGCGGTGGTGCTGTGCCGGCCGGTGGCCGCGCTGATGTCCTATCCGCATCCGCTCGCGATCGCCGAGGCGACCATCGGTGCCGCGCTGTGGACGCTGCTGTGCGTCGAACGCGGCCTGCTGCAGGCCAGGGGGGCCTATCCGCGTCTCGCCGTCAACTTCGTGGTCGAGGGCTTCGTCCGGATCGGCCTGGTGATCGTGCTCGTGCTGGGCGGGCTCGGGGTGAACGGCGCGGGCCTGGGCATCGTGCTCGGCGTCGTCGTCGGCGCCGAGCACGCCCGGTGGGCCGTCACGCGCACCCCGCGGCTGCCGCGCCCGCCCGCGTCCCAGCGCGGGGCGCCCGTGTCCCAGCGCGGGGCGCCCGTGCTGCCTGACGACGGCACACCGCCGGCCACCGGGCCGATTCCGCTGCCGATCCCGGCGCCACGCGCCAGCGCCCGGCAGAGCGTCATTGCCGACACCACCGTCGCCCTCGGCGCGCTGATCCCCCTCGCCCTGCTGCAGAACATGGACGTCGTCATCGTCGGCTGGCTGGGCTCCTCCGGGGTCGGCGGCTACGCGGCGATCTCGACGGCCTGCAAGGTACCGGTCTTCATCGGGCTGGCGGTCGCGAACTTCCTGCTGCCCGAGGCGGCACGACGGCGCAAGGAGGGACGCCCCGCCGGGGGCACGTTGGTCGTGGCGCTGGTCTTCGTCGTCGCTCCCGGGCTCTTCCTTGCCGGGCTCGGTCTGTTCGCGGCGAAGTGGTTGATCGGACTCGTCTTCGGGGCGCATCTCACCGCCGCCGCCTCCGCGCTGTCGGTGCTCGCGCTGAGCATGACCCTGCTGGCCGTCACCCTGATGTTCACCACGTACCTGCTCGGCGCCGGGGTGCGCCGGGTCGTCGGCGTGCTCGCCGTCGCCACGGTGGCGACGGCTGGGGCGCTTGTCTCGGCCGGCGGCGGATCGATGGCCACGGCCACCGCCGCGCTCGCCGCCGAGTCGGTGACCGCACTCGCGGTCGGCCTGCTCGTGGTCCAGCTGCATCACGCCGACCGCCGGGTGGCGCGGGTCGCCGAGACGCACCGGCGGCCGGCGGGGGATATGGGGCTACCCAACCCCCAACCCGGCGAGGGGGTCCCGGCCCGGGTGTGAGGAGCTCCTCTGCCCGACGAGTCCCAGCCCACCCCGCGCGGAGAGGCCACCGCTGATGCCAGCCCAGACCCGTCCGAACGCGGACGGCGGTGAGCCCGGTTCTCCCGTTTCTCCCGGGTCGTCGGGGTCGGTGCGTTCGCCGCTCGCCGTCACTCGCCGCCGCCTGCTTGCGACGGCCGTGGGCCTCGGCGCGACATCCGCCGGTGCCCTCGTCGCCGCGCGCCTGCTCTCCTCGTCCTCGGGTCCGACATCCTCCGGTGACCTGCCGCTGAGCCGACCCTCGGCACCAGTCGGCGGGGTCACCGTGGGGCCGTCGATGCCGGCCGGGGCGGTGGCGGGCCTGCCCGGGAATCTGCTGACCATTTACGGCGCACCCGGCACCTTCGGAAACCTCGACGACCGGTCGGCCATCGAGATTGCCGGGGTGCCGGGCTGGGGCTTCGGCCCCGGTCAGGCCGCCTTTCTGTCCGCGGTCGCCGCGGACGGCACCGTCTTCCTCGCGACGACTCCGTTCACCGACGACCAGGCGAAACTGACCGGCACGGGCATGGAGATAGAGATCTTCGAGCCGGCCGCCGAACGGTTCACCCGCCTGGTGATCCCCTCAACGAAGGGCCGGACAAGCCTGCCCCGGGCCGACCCGAACTACCATGGTGTGGGCGGCGGGGACATCTCGGACGTGATCGTCGTGCCCGGTCCGGACGGCACCGAGCGGGTGGTCTTCGTCTCGCTGATGCCCTTCTTCGGCTGGAACACCTCCATCGATGGCGAGTTGCCGAGCATCGGTCAGCTCCGGCGGGATTCCCCGGGCGGACGGTGGGCCTACGACCGGACGGCGTCCAGGACGGCGGCCCAGCTCGCCGGGACCGCCCCGCCGCACGTGGCGGCGCTGGCCTTCCCGGTGCTCGCGCCGCTGGAGCCGCGCTCACCGCGCGGGCCGTCCTCGATCGCCCGGCTGCCCCGCAGCGGGCACCTGGTCATCGCCCAGTACCTGGGGACCGGGGTCGGCGGCACCGACAACGGCGCCCTGCTCGTCGTCGACCTTGCCGGCCGGGTGCGGGCGCACTGGCAGTACCCGCAGGTCCGCCCGCTGGGCCTCGAACTGGTCGTGAACCCGCGGGAGGTCGTCGCCGATCCCACCAGCGAACCCGATGACGAACGGTTCGTGCTGATCAGCGACGTGCGCGGGCTGGACTTCCGGGCCCAGCCCTTCCCCGTGCAGGAGTTCTCCTACTCGGCGTCGCGGGGCACCATCAGCCCGAGGAGCACGGCGGTGCGCGCCGTTCAGGACGGCTCCCGGATGGAGTCGGCCGTGTTCGGCGCGGACGGCACCCTGTATGTGGCCCGCACCAAGGCCGACGGGCTGCGGGCGGAGACCCTCGCCGTCTACCCGAAGATCGATGGGGAGCGCGGCCTGGTGACCCGGGCCCCCGCCACGGGCAACTGGCCGGTCGACACCTGGGGCATCGCCAACCGCCCCGACTACCTGGTCGCGGGCACCGACCGGGGTGGGCTGGTGCGCAGCATCACCCTCGATCCGGCCACCGGCGCGGTGCTGCTCGCCGGGCTCGACGGCCTGGTGCAGGTCGTGCGGCCGGCGGGGCGCGGCACGCGGATGACCTTCCGCACCGACCGGCCGATCGACGTGGGGCTGAGCAGGCTGCGGGGCCCCGCGACCCGGTATGTCGGGGTGCGCCGCGGCGCGGTCGACGCCCGCCGTCGCAGCCTGTGGCTCCCGGTGAACCAGCTGCTGCTCGACGGCCTGCCCTGGCCGTACCCCCCGTTCAAGCTCGATCAGTGGTTGCTGCGCGTCAACCTGGATGTGCTGCTCGGTGACGGGTAGGTGACGGGCGGCCAGCGGGGGCCAGCGGGGGCCAGCGGCGTTCGGCGGGGCCTGCGGCGGCCGGCGATGCTTAGCCCCCGCCGGCGGCGGCGTGTAGCGGCAGCGCGAGCAGGTAGGGGTCGACGTGGGTGCCGAGGAAGCCGAGATGGCGGTAGAACGCCCGGCCGGGTTGCCGTATCGCGTGGGCGAGCAGGAGCGGCACTCCGACCATGCGATGGACGGTCAGCGACCGCATCACGGCGTCCCGCACGAGTTGGGCGCCGAGCCCGCGGCCCTGGTACCGGACATCGACCGCGAGCCGCCCCACGAACATCGCCGGAACGGGTTCGGTGGACCGGCGCGACCACCGGCGTGAACCGGGGATCCGTTCCAGGGCCGCGGTGGCCAGGCAGTAGTAGCCGGCGATCCGGGTAGCGTCGACGATCACGAACGTGTTTGTCGTCCGGTCCTGCTGGTGTTCGAGGGCGTGGTGGCGCAGCCAGCCGTCGAGCAGGTCGTCACCGCTGTTGAAGGTGAGCCGGTCCGGGCCCTCGGACAGGGCCGCGGGCTTGGCGAGGGGCACTGCGTAGGATCCTTTCTTGGGGCCGCGTCGGACCGCGTCGGGATCGCCGGTCGACTGGTCGGCCGATCGGGAGGCGGGCAGAGGTGGCGGGGTACTCCGGCTACTCCTGCTGCTCCGAGCCCGGTTCCTCGTCGAGGAGCCGGCGCAGCCGGGGGGAGTCCGGCGGCGGCGCGTCGAGCAGCGCCTCGAGCTTGCTCCAGTCGGCATCCGGGACGCGGAACAGGCGGCGGTCGGCGAGAACCTCTCGCGCGTATCGCTTCATGGCCTCGGCGGCGAAGTCCTCAAGGGACAGGCCCTCACCCTCCGCGGCCGAGCGGATGATCTCGGCTTCATCCTCGGGTAGCCGTACCGCGAGTCTGTCGTCCCTGGCGGTGCTCATGCTGGCAGTCTGCCCTCCGGGTCTTCGGACCCGTTTCCCCGGGTCTCGCTCGCCGACGTGGGTACCACATCCATCGCGGCCGTGTCGCCCGGATACTCGAAGGCCGGCCGGAGCGCGGATCCGGTCGGGTGCCCGGCATCTCTTCGTACCAGATCTTCGTACCAGAGAGGTCCTACGCCCGTGGTGCTTTCGCCTGTCCCCACCGTCCCGCTCGCGCACGGTGCCCGGATGCCCAGGCTCGGGCTCGGAACCTGGCCGCTGAACGACCGGGAGGTCCAGGGGGTGGTGGAACAGGCGCTCGGGCTGGGCTACCGATTGATTGACACCGCGCACAACTACGGCAACGAGAAGGGAGTGGGCGCCGGACTACGCGCCGCCGGCGTGCCCCGCGAGGAGCTGTTCGTCACCACGAAGTTCAACAAACGCTCGCACAGCGTCCGCGGCGTGCGCAGGGCCGCCGTGGAGAGTACCCGCCGGATGGGGCTGGACTACCTCGATCTGCTCCTCATCCACTGGCCGAACCCGTGGCGGGATCGGTACGTCGAGGCCTGGAAGGGGCTCGTCGAGCTGTTGAAGGACGGCCAGGTGCGCGCGATCGGGGTGTCGAACTTCAAGACGACCCACCTCGACCGGTTGCTGGCCCAGACCGGTGTCGCGCCGGACGTGAACCAGATCCAGCTCGATCCCCGACTCGGCCGGTCCGCGATCCGCGCCTACCACGCGGAGCAGGGGATCGTGACGGAGGCGTGGAGCCCGCTGGGCGCCGGCACCGGGCTGCTCGACGAACCCGTGATCACGCGGATCGCCGCCGCGCACGAGCGCACCCCCGCGCAGGTCGCCCTGCGCTGGCACATCGAGCTGGGCATCGTGGTGGTGCCGAAGTCGGCCAGCCCCAGGCGCATGGCAGAGAACATCGACGTCTTCGACTTCACGCTTTCCGCTGAGGAGATTGCCGCGATCTCCGGACTGGACCGGGGCGCCGCGGGGGAGGCGGACGCCCTCGACTCCGACGTGTTCGGGCACTGAGCTCCGGGAGTTCGGGGTCCCTGGGAGCTCGGGGCAATCCTCTCGTTTCGTATCATTCATGATACGTACGATGTAAGCCTGCCACGTCTTCACCGGAGGGCGTCGCCCGTAGGGGCTCGGAGCGGTCCGGCAGCCTTGGTGGAGGAATCGTGGGGCGAAAGGCGGCGCCGTCCGCTCCGGGCGGGCACTACCACCACCTGGACGCGTTGCGCGCCGTCTTCATGCTGGGCGGCGTCTTCGTGCATGCCTCGACGCTCGGTGACGACCCGTTCTTCCACGGGATCGCCTACGCCTCCGGCCTCTTCCGGATGGCGGACTTCTTCCTGATCTCCGGGTTCCTCTCCGCGATGCTCGTCGGGAAGTATGGGCCGTCGCGCACCGTGCATCGCAGGCTCGCCAGCGTGGGAATCCCATTCCTGTGCACCCTGGTCCTGTTCAATCCCACCGCGCTCTGGTTGAGCTACAACTTCCACAACCCGGACGTCTCGTTCCTGGACTTCCTGCGTGGAAACATCGTCCCCGAGCCGGTGGGCGAGCTGCGCTGGCCTCTGCAGCTGTGGTTCCTCATGGTGCTGCTCGCCTACGCGCTGTGCACCCCGGCGGCCGTGAGCGTCATATCCCGCCTTGTGGCCAGCTCCCTCTACCGGCGGGCCACCACCGGTCGGCTGCGCGTCATGGCCACGATCATCTCACTCGTCATCGTGACCACCATCCTCATCCGCGGCGGGTACCGGGCCGCGGTGACTCCCGTCATCGGTTCCGATCCCCTCGACCTCCCGGTCGAGGAGACGCTGGACTTCCTGCCGTTCTTCCTCCTCGGCGTGCTCCTCTACCTGGATCGGCGGCGAATCCTGCCGTCCTTTCAGCGGCCCGCGCCGATCCTGCTCGCCGTGGCCGGCGTCCTGCTGCTGGCGGCCAATCAGGACTGGGGTGGAGTGCTGACCTCATCCACCGGTCTGGTGCTCAGCAGGACCCTCTTCACCATCGCGATCACCGCCACGCTCTTCGCCCTTGCCAGCCGGCTCGTCCCCGGTCCGCGGCCCGCCGTCCGCTACCTCTCCGACGCCTCCTACACGGTCTACCTCTTCCACTATTTCTGGATCTACGCCATCGCGACGCTGCTCTCGCTGGACCCGAGCCTCCGCTGGCCGCAGATGCTCCTGGTCACCGCCCTCACCTTCGGCGTGACCCTGGCCATCCACCATTTCGTCATCTTGCGGTCACCCTTCCTCCGCAAGATCTTCAACGGGAAATTCCCGGTCGACGGCCGCCGCGGCACCGGCCGGCCCGCGGCCGGGCCCCTGACCACAGCGGCCGGCACGGCGGACTCCGAGCTGACCCAGCCGCTGCGCTGGCTTCCCCGGGCCGAACAGCTCGACCCGGAACGGACCCAGCACCTGCGCTGGGCTCCCTGACGCAACCTTCCTTTATAACGCTCCCTTATAACGTTTCCTTATGAG
Coding sequences within:
- a CDS encoding glycosyltransferase family 4 protein; translated protein: MTPPGGSTHLGGSRERRYLPTLAGRHVVFLNWRDREHPQAGGAELFCQSIAERFAAAGARVTLLTSRATEGERPGPPVAESVGGVEVRRGGGTFGVYPSVLARLASLGRAGHRVDAVVDCQNGIPFFSPLVLPASTPVVQVLHHVHQKQFPLYFPGPVARVGQLLEAPGSRWVYRRRPVVVVSPSTRAEARDILGLPGPRFLVPNGVTTSAAGAAGAAGATTFTGPAGGGPAGSDGGPATAPTIVCVGRLVPHKRLHLLLDALPALVGAHPGLTVHIVGDGPDRERLTARAVALGLTTTGAVTTTDPGAAPGSGGTTDRDGDAVRWHGYTDAATRDRLLSSAWLTVNPSHGEGWGLSVLEAAALGVPAVAFRVPGLRDAVRDGTTGWLVDEGEPLEKTLDAALRLLAEPPAAAELRAAARAWAAGFTWDASAELLARVVTAEIDRLADPAAKRAEAGEQGRAPQRGRGPDRGLERRRRDDDLTHARFTLPVGTSRPALRRTDLVYRPDPTGPEMIALLYGAGPAAARTALTRAGVGVGALADLRLRPATGEDLLFAASRDLAASPPDPGPGPIPTDNRGDQAKAGARRAASNMLSTELAGKPGDR
- the mdoC gene encoding glucans biosynthesis protein MdoC; protein product: MGRKAAPSAPGGHYHHLDALRAVFMLGGVFVHASTLGDDPFFHGIAYASGLFRMADFFLISGFLSAMLVGKYGPSRTVHRRLASVGIPFLCTLVLFNPTALWLSYNFHNPDVSFLDFLRGNIVPEPVGELRWPLQLWFLMVLLAYALCTPAAVSVISRLVASSLYRRATTGRLRVMATIISLVIVTTILIRGGYRAAVTPVIGSDPLDLPVEETLDFLPFFLLGVLLYLDRRRILPSFQRPAPILLAVAGVLLLAANQDWGGVLTSSTGLVLSRTLFTIAITATLFALASRLVPGPRPAVRYLSDASYTVYLFHYFWIYAIATLLSLDPSLRWPQMLLVTALTFGVTLAIHHFVILRSPFLRKIFNGKFPVDGRRGTGRPAAGPLTTAAGTADSELTQPLRWLPRAEQLDPERTQHLRWAP
- a CDS encoding RyR domain-containing protein, which gives rise to MDALRPIGASRPAWADAVGGDGGVGGTPSVLGDGELVEQLARAIHDRYLEHELGKRHAAGSRPGLRPWAELSEALREANRDQAVHYETVLRNRGWVCTPAEQDVDPAVDPFSLSAAEVEELARAEHDRWRQHKERQGYSYGPVREDLGPDKRHPSMVDWEELTEEDRDRDRDAIRNMPAVLARADLCITRRPAAEAAIR
- a CDS encoding GNAT family N-acetyltransferase; its protein translation is MPLAKPAALSEGPDRLTFNSGDDLLDGWLRHHALEHQQDRTTNTFVIVDATRIAGYYCLATAALERIPGSRRWSRRSTEPVPAMFVGRLAVDVRYQGRGLGAQLVRDAVMRSLTVHRMVGVPLLLAHAIRQPGRAFYRHLGFLGTHVDPYLLALPLHAAAGGG
- a CDS encoding DUF1778 domain-containing protein is translated as MSTARDDRLAVRLPEDEAEIIRSAAEGEGLSLEDFAAEAMKRYAREVLADRRLFRVPDADWSKLEALLDAPPPDSPRLRRLLDEEPGSEQQE
- a CDS encoding aldo/keto reductase — its product is MPRLGLGTWPLNDREVQGVVEQALGLGYRLIDTAHNYGNEKGVGAGLRAAGVPREELFVTTKFNKRSHSVRGVRRAAVESTRRMGLDYLDLLLIHWPNPWRDRYVEAWKGLVELLKDGQVRAIGVSNFKTTHLDRLLAQTGVAPDVNQIQLDPRLGRSAIRAYHAEQGIVTEAWSPLGAGTGLLDEPVITRIAAAHERTPAQVALRWHIELGIVVVPKSASPRRMAENIDVFDFTLSAEEIAAISGLDRGAAGEADALDSDVFGH